Proteins from a single region of Candidatus Sulfotelmatobacter sp.:
- the ispF gene encoding 2-C-methyl-D-erythritol 2,4-cyclodiphosphate synthase — protein MEIRTGIGYDVHRLEPGRPLVLGGVPIESPFGLDGHSDADVVLHAIGDALLGAATLGDLGEHFPPHDTKWKNASSLELLGLIRALVEGRGYRITYVDTSVIAEVPRIAPHREAMRVNIGRALKLGIESVSVKATTNERLGALGRGEGIAALAVATVERQ, from the coding sequence ATGGAGATCCGGACCGGCATCGGCTACGACGTCCATCGCCTCGAACCGGGGCGCCCGCTGGTACTGGGCGGCGTTCCGATCGAGAGCCCGTTCGGTCTCGACGGCCACAGCGACGCCGACGTGGTGCTGCACGCGATCGGCGACGCGTTGCTCGGCGCCGCGACGCTCGGCGATCTCGGCGAGCACTTTCCGCCGCACGACACCAAGTGGAAGAACGCCTCGAGCCTCGAGCTGCTCGGCCTGATCCGGGCGCTGGTCGAGGGCCGCGGCTATCGCATCACCTACGTGGACACCTCGGTGATTGCCGAGGTGCCGCGCATCGCGCCGCATCGCGAAGCGATGCGCGTCAACATCGGGCGGGCGTTGAAGCTCGGCATCGAGAGCGTGTCGGTGAAGGCGACCACCAACGAGCGCCTGGGCGCGCTCGGGCGCGGCGAGGGCATCGCCGCGCTGGCGGTGGCGACGGTCGAGCGGCAGTAG
- the ispD gene encoding 2-C-methyl-D-erythritol 4-phosphate cytidylyltransferase: MSVAAILLCAGKGERLGAGVEKAFVPLAGRPLFGWSLEAFERCDAIEGIVMVGPVAKLRDLFSAAGLSARKIVAWTEGGRERQHSVGRGLHVLPEGVTHVAVHDCARALVSPELIARVVGDARVHGAALAAVPLEDTLKRVSLEVVEQTVSRAGLWRAQTPQAFRRDWLLAAHESAGKTIATDDAALVEALGHRVRVTLGDPLNFKITTPDDLRLAEACLQARALHR; the protein is encoded by the coding sequence GTGAGCGTCGCGGCGATCCTGCTCTGCGCCGGCAAGGGCGAACGCCTCGGCGCCGGGGTCGAGAAGGCCTTTGTGCCCCTCGCCGGGCGGCCGCTCTTCGGCTGGAGCCTGGAGGCGTTCGAGCGCTGCGACGCGATCGAGGGAATCGTGATGGTGGGCCCGGTCGCGAAGCTGCGCGACCTGTTCTCCGCCGCCGGATTGAGCGCCCGCAAGATCGTGGCGTGGACCGAAGGCGGGCGCGAGCGGCAGCACTCGGTGGGGCGCGGGCTCCACGTGCTGCCCGAAGGTGTCACGCACGTCGCGGTGCACGACTGCGCGCGCGCTCTGGTCAGCCCCGAGCTGATCGCGCGCGTGGTGGGCGACGCGCGCGTTCACGGCGCGGCGCTGGCGGCGGTGCCGCTCGAAGACACGCTCAAACGCGTGAGCCTCGAGGTGGTCGAGCAAACCGTATCGCGCGCCGGCCTGTGGCGTGCTCAGACGCCGCAGGCATTCCGGCGCGACTGGCTGCTGGCCGCCCACGAATCGGCGGGAAAGACCATCGCCACCGACGACGCGGCGCTGGTGGAGGCGCTCGGCCATCGAGTCCGCGTGACACTCGGCGACCCGCTCAATTTCAAGATCACCACGCCCGACGACCTGCGGCTGGCCGAGGCCTGCTTGCAGGCGAGGGCGCTCCACCGTTAG